The genome window ACATGAGAAAATGAAATATGTACATAATGttaaattattatgtttaattataagaacagaaaacacttttcCCGAGCTACAACAGCTTATTGAACTACACTTCCGTATTTGTGACTTCACAGGTTCCCTGATTTAATTTCATTCCAACCCAAGGCATTCACCAAAAAATTATTCCTCCCTAATTAAATCCACTTTTCTGGTCACGATCTGAGATCCTGTGCTGATCAGTTCGCTGTTTTGTTTACATCCATATTTAATGAGTCCCTTGCTATCTCTGTGGTtctcacctttaaaaaaaatctgtcatcatccATGTGCCTAAGAACTACAAACCCTCTTGCCTGAAAGACCATTGTCAAGTTGCCCTCACGTTAATAGCCATAAACAAACCTGTCAAAAACTACATTTGCTCCTCCATCCCTGATACTTTAAACCCTGTTCAGTTTGCCTACTGTCCCAATGGATCTACTGAGGATGCCATCTCTCACATCCTGCACTCTTCACTCATGCACATTATCAGCAACAATAGGAACTATGTAAGGCTACTTGTTCATCGACTATAGCTCAGCTTTCAATACTATAGTCCCCATCAGGCTAGCTTCTAAACTCATGGACCTCAGCCTGAATTCTTCACTCTGCAACTGGATTCGAGATTTCCTCAATGGCACAAAGGCCAGGTGACTCAGGTGGTGAAAATAGGCCAGTTCACCTCCAACTCCACTCGGTGCTCCACAGGGCTACGTCCTGAGCCCCTTCTCTATTCTCTCTATGCACATGACTGCGTGTCCTCTCACAGCTTCACTGCTGATGATACTGTGGTCCTGGGCCTCAAATCCAACAACGAGACTACTTGGATAAGGTAGAGAATCTTACATCATGGTGCCAGGACAATTATCTCTTTCTGAATGTAAGGAAAACCAAAGCTGATTGTGCACTTCAGGAAGAGACAGTGCAGCCTTATAGTCAGGCAGCAGCCCTTTAGTCCTTTCATGATTTGCGAGAACCTAGTGGAGAGGGTGAGCAGCTTCAAGTAATTTGGTGTTAACATCTCCAAGGACCTAACTTGGAATTCACACATCCAAACTCAAGTGAATAAAGCCAGGCAAACACGGTACCATCAGCAACAGCTGAGAAAATTCAGGGTTTTACCAGCAATCCTGAAAATGTTATAACTCCTTGTATCTCAGTGTGGTATGGAAACAGCTCTAGTCAAGACTGCAGATCCCAGCAGAGAGTTGTGCACTTAGCTGAGCGCATCTAAGGGTTTGCTCTACCCGGTCTGCATCACCTCTACCACAAACGCTGCAAAAGCAGAGCTGTTAAAATCATCAAGGACTCCAACCACCCAGGTAACTATCTTTTCACCCTGTTGCCATCTGGTAAGCGCTTCGCTCAGAGTATATTCTGTTTTTTATGTGCATGCGAAAGTACACACACATTGTCACTTGCATACTGaactttctatttctcttttgcagcaACCTTGTACAACCTGTTTGCAGATTTTTCCCTTGTAAATCCCTGCTCATCttaatatttattaagtatTCTACAATGTATCAGAATGTGCTTGAGGAACATGTGAGACCATCTGTCAAAAACCTAATTTGAAATGGGCAGTGCATTCAAGAAACCCTTCAAACATCACACAGctgaaagaattttaaggcgAGGAGTGCGGGAAACTTTCTACCAGTCGATGTCAAAGACTGCAGATGGCTATAAGAAATGTATCATTGACGTTATTTCAGCCAAAGGGGGGTTGCATTAGCTATTAAGGCACAGGGTTTTCTAACTTTTTCCTTATTTGAAATAtgcatattttgttttgttttataagtGAAAACAAAGTGAATGCTACTCATATTCTTCATCTACAGGCACAAATGAAAACAAGATCAGAAATCAATATTTTGACATTTCTTAACAAAGAACTGAATATTTAACATTGTTcccatatttaattttttaacatGACTGCACTAAACATTCCTTCATTCAACACTAGTCCCACCTCTTATTAATCTCCATCCCACCAAAAACTATCCCATCCCATCAAAACCTAAGCATTGGTTGAATATAGTCAGGGACGCTGCTAAGGATTTTGGGCCCCATGAAAAGAATCTTGACAGGGCCCCCAACACAGCtgagacttttttcatattaatttacataaaatcatgcgcttttatggtattttgactaccaatggggtgagaaaattttacttgaattaagtgtttaagaaaaaagacatttcacaattttttctcaccccattggcagataatttgtattgttttaaggacaattttacttaaattgtatattaatttgtcttaaaactagacttatttacttaggtcattttgctcatcaagcaaaagcatcttcatttaagaatttttagatatttctactgaaaacaacacaaaaatactaagtaagaaagtcattttttgcagtgttttactattaatttttttttaagcaccACAATTTTGCGGGCTTCTCTGGGCCCCCTCTTACTGGTGGGCCCCGAGAATCGTCATTGTTTACCCCCCCTTTACAGCGCCCCTGAATGTATTGTCATCATGGCAATCTTAAACTGCATCTTAAACTGAAACCAAATGTATTACTCTCAGCAggtatacagtatgtgtgtttctgtTTGGTCATGTGCACTCGCAGAGGACTTTCTCTTTCTGTTTAATCGCAGTAAAACAAACCTGATGAGATCTGAAGCTCTGAAAATCAGCCACAATTTGGATGGTAAGATTTAAACTAATCATTTGAATAATTGAATTACATTTGTACACACAGGTGAGTTGACAAATgtgatgttttatgttttactGTAGCTGATATAATGAAAGTACAAAGATTATGTTGTGTGTTATCTTCTGAACAATAACAACAGACTGTGAACAAGTGAGAAATGTAGCTATATTGTTTTGCTTTTCTATTACTTTTTCTATTACCTAAAAACACTTTCAGCGTTTGCCATTAAAACACTTTCAGATTTCCTGTTCTTTTCTCCTTTAGTTCGGTCCACTGGCAAGATGACCGATGAATGCATCACAATAGAGTCAGACGAGGAACCAAATGAACTGCCACCACCTGAGTTTACATGCCACTGTTGTTATGAAGTCCTCGTAGATCCCACCACTCTCAACTGTGGCCACAGTTTCTGTCGGCATTGTGTCGCACAGTGGTTGCATTCTTCTCGAAAGAATGAATGCCCAGAATGCAGACAGAGATGGCAGGGGTTTCCTAAAGTCAACATTCTCCTCAGGTAAGAGGACCATTGCTATCTGCTGGATATCTGCTTAGGGGTGAGTTTTTTCAGATTTAgtgacatttttatatttttcatattcaTATTTTTCCTCACCATATCTTGATTCCTGGGGGCATTCAAGCTGCATTGTAATATGTTTATGCAGTACATGTATACAcaatcaaaatgttttatttatttatgtattactTTGTGTAACTGGTATCTCAAGCGTGGGTAAAGGCTATAGTCTCTAATGTCAGTCGCTACTGCATCTCAAGGTTTACACACCATTACACTCATTACCTCCCTAATTAGTATATGACTTACAAGATTAATAAAGTCCCActtttttaacttgttttttttttcaaatttgctATACATTTCATTTTTAGTTAGATTCATTAAAGATTTGTTAGTTTcactttagtttttattttgtgaacATATTTCTATTTAGTTTTACTTTGAGTAATTACAGTTTTGCAGAAGTAGTGGTTTTgaatggtaatcaatacaaAACTCTATAGCACGTTAGTAAATGTATCTTGTATCTGTTGTTTAGGCAACTATGCAGCAGTTGCATGGTAACAAAAGTAACTATTTATCAAGCTTATGTTGCTAACCTTACTGGAAATGTAATATGCTCATGTCGATCTAAACAGCCATAATATATGATTTCTTTGAAACCTACCAAACAGTTTCGTTTATGTGATAGAATCGAATAAACTATGTAGGTTTTTTCCTGTCCTGGCATGACCTCTTTTAGCCAACCTAACTTGCATGACACACCATCTAAAGGTGTTTCCCGAAACAGCCACACAGGTCGTGGTTTTTTGCATAGACTGTAaagaatagtttttttttacaatggaGTGAAAGCTTCGTTATTGCTTacgaaaaatattatttattttttgaccattattattttacattagTTAGTTGTCCATACTCGTTGTCAGTTTTTCcaggttttattttatttcagtttacgaaaatgtttttttaacaatagTTTTCGTTTCAGTTTCAGTTTAAAATAACTCATAACATGACGTAACGTGCTAcctaaatcatttttttaactGCATACCTATGAAAGCACATTTTCCAATGTGATAATACCAAGTATTTAAGAATTGTGAGAGCCATGTGTACATTGTGTTTAACAGCATTCTGTTTTGCAATAAATCAATCAATGCGTTATTCAGATTGGCATGTTAGATGTAACTTGAGAGATTAAGTTACACTTTCTGTTTGACTCAACATTGTTTACAGTCGAACGCGCAGCCTCACCTTGCAAAGCATACACAGAATCTCCTTGTCTTGGCCTTGAGTTTCCTACAGGTTGCACAAGAAGAAAGTAGTAAAATAGTGCACATATGTAAAGGCGGCCAGCTAGTAAGCTGTGTGGGTACTCTTCTCTCCCCTGATCTAAAGAGACACATGACGACCGATGTTAGAGACTGTCAAGGCAAGTTTTCAAGGCaagttaaaatgttaaaatgctgATTTaagtcggagccgatggtgtagtagGCAAGTGCaccgacatatggtgcagacgcactttCGGCGACCCGAGTTTGAATCCCGgttcgaggtcctttgccgatcccctacccctctctccaccctatATCCTGTTTCCTGTCCTTTCCTACCCTACTATCTATCtaataaaggcaaaaaatggcccaaaacataactttaaaaaaaaagctgATTTAAAATTAATATCCACTGATATTCTGTGTGCTAAGGTTAGGATTTGTGTATGTTTGTATTTTAGGGATGCAGTGGAGAAGTTGTTTCCTGCTGAGGTAAGCAGACGGAGGAGGGTTGTGCAGAGGGACCCACAGTTCCGTTTTTTTCTCAAGATATTCCAGCAGTATGGACAGATGCTGACCCAAAACATCCCTCTCTCAAATGGCCTACAGCAAGCTACACGAAACAGCTTTTTTTTAGGAGTCATGGTGACATTGATCTGCATGGGGGTGAGATGCTCTTTCCCTTATGCTTGGTAAACATTGTATGATTTTGGGTTGGTCCAgaggaaaaacaacaaattggGGCGGTTTCTGcataaaaaatgcaatgtaaaaatgtcCTATTGATCAATACCATATGGCACTAAAATTTAAAACGATTTATCTCAAGCTCCATTTGCCATATAGGAAAAGTGGACAAGCTCAAAACATGTATCACCCCGTTTACACCAAGGGCTCATAGCTGTGTAGAAACTTATGTTGccgtttgagttaaatcactcctcaacttggtctATCTTTGTTCTTACcatcgcaaacggaaatacccaTGACACcgtttttacctgacgggaggacCTAGTTGACTAATCACATCGTTTGTGGTCTGCGTAGAACtgacatgcatttaaaaatttggcgaggtgcacgtcaggctacgcagaggctATGCAGAGGCTACAGATAACCTACGACGTAGACCTTACACACGactataaataatataaattcaaggtttgtaaacattgaatgactatcgggtgcgcgcgcagcatggggtcaaactgttcataccATTTAGGCTTTCTAGTTTAatctaacagggctgaaaatgatgacttacctgaaatgaagtgagcactacaaacacaagcctctttgatattTGCAGTGTCCCAGTATGCACGTTTAATTGCTTGCAGccacagatgttgtattttatgtttttgagattctgcaGGAATCCCGAAAAATTTTACGGCAGACCTGGGGCCTTATGTATAAGCCAGTTCCCACACAAAGGTTGtgatttattaataaacaaacttgatgggagaatgggcttgcagggtggAACATtaggatgattcatgtacgcacacttacaggtgatctgtgatttataaagggaacattgcttgtTTTTAGAAGTCTTCATCATTTTTgggtatgccatttttggcttttgtgcatacgtagacttttagtaaggatcctacgcacagttttataCGAGGCCCCAGGTGCAAAGCCCACGACGCAAGTAGGCATTTTTGATGATACCGAATAAAacgcaactcaatctgctgtaatgacttttctgaccccgacatgcgcagtgggaTCCGCCTGTGACGTGAACTGTGAAGGGTTCATTGGACTTTAGTGTCAGCCTCATGTTTGCACCTACactcagttgtgttaaaattaacacgtCCTTTCTTAAAGtgtggtattaagatgtgtttcgGTTAATAAGATTACAAGTGTACGACGCTAAAGACAGCTGTAAACGGGGTgtaattaaacacacacacacacacacacacacacacacacacacacacacacacacagcttgtGACATGATATCATGACAGGATACCATAACCACTGTGTGAATGTTTCTAGGTTTTTATGCGGTATCGGTCAAACAGTGCTGATTCTGATTATGACATCTTGGTCCAGAAGCCAATCAGCAGGTGGAATGCTGATGATGTCAATCTTTGGGTGAAGCATCTAGGTCCCTGGACCAATCAGTACAGTGAAGTGTTCCACAGAGAACAAATTAATGGCAGGTAGGCCCCAAGTACACACACAGAAAGATATTACACTAACCCTCtaataaaacaataacataGTTTCCAACATAATATTAGGGAAACCAAAACACTTTTAGGTTACCACTTGGATTTAACTTGATTTATCTTGACAACAAAGGTTATCACATTGTATAGTTCTGTTTTATTCTGTCATTGTGTTTCGTTTCCATGGTTTTAAATGATCCCTTTCAGTTCCTGTTCTTTATCTTGTCTGCTTATGTAAGCCCTCAGTTCTCTTTCATCAGTGTTCagtcttgtttgttttcataCGTGGTAGTGTATTCTACTAAGTTTTCCtgttgaaattaattattaaagGCTGTTTATTGGATTCTCTATCATTGTGTTCTTCATTTCAGTCAATGACATGTAACAATGTGAATTAGTGtgtaatgtattttaataattatgtattgACCCCATAGCAAGATAAATGCTTACTCACAATAGGGCTTGTCACTCTGcgtttaaccctgggttatcttcgTTCTGAACCCCGCTTTAAACCCTAGGTTAAAGATCGTTTACACATTTAATTTAGAAACTGagttatccctgaaattaacccagggttatgaaaccctgctcGGAAGGTTAGCCCTGCGTCTAAATGGGAAAAAGCTGTTGTGCAATAGACTACTTACAAATTTAACAAGAATTCGGAGCTATCGTTTTACAGACTGCTGAAAAACACCGCAAAGAGAAGTAAATGGATCGTCCATGCCAACGTCCACTgaccacaggtgggttgactaggttgctagggtcactatcaagtccaactaaattAGATTTTTGCTGATAATTGTCAGTTATATTGACATTTTCGCGGCCGTCGCTAGATCAGGCAGCCACTTCGTTAAatgttttgccactcaacagggcgAGCTTCGGCGTGGTCACGTGGAAAGTGACAtcaatgcataccctctattcTTAACCCCAGGTGCaataaacactttttttacactttttcaTAAGTGACAGAACAGGTAGTAAAGAAAATCTCTCTTGGCTGTTTTAAGTCtcttaggatgtcatttttactcCAATTCATGTGTGTTCAGCAGGGTTCTAAATTGACTTTTTTGATCaccagccaatcagcatttcTACTAGTTTCATCAGTTTAAACGCTCTTTTTATGCACATTATGTTTATTCACGTTTGTGTCACAAACACCCAAAACGAGTGCATAAGTACAACGAAAAAGGTTTTTGCCACTAATGAGAAGGCTTTAACTGATCTGTATTTGTTTTCTCAGTTTGTTGGCTCATCTAAGAGATGAAGAACTGTCTGCTGCTCCATTCAGAGTTGAAAATCCATCACACAGACAAGTCATGCTGGACGAAATCCAAAAAATCAAAGAGCTCAAAGTCAAACAGCCACAGAATCTCTGGGAGTAcaaggtgtgtgtttgtgtatgttgtgttTTCTCTGATAAATGATGTCTGCAAAGAGCCCAGTCAAATCAAAGTTTTCGATTCGCCAGCTGACTTCGTGGCATGTCACATACCACCAATGAACTTTTCCACAAATGCTAAATGATATAAATCCGCCATTAATTATACACCAACTTCAACCCATTATTTCTACTGTATCAGGTTGAACCCAGCGTTGGTGAATTGGAGTTTGGTACAACCATAATCAACACTtggttgggtcaaaaatggacgAGTTTTCATCTGTTTTTGTAGTGCAGCCTTTAGTTgccgttttatttttattcctaTACAAATTTCTCCTGAGATAAGAATTTTCCTGTCTACTTTTTCAATTAACAATAACCATTGTATTTCTCTCAAGGCAACAAATCTTGGAAAAAGCTTGTTTCTACAGTTTGGACTGAGAGAATTTCCACGTATCACTTTTCTCTACTTGTACCTGTTTGATTATGAAGACACTTTTCTACCTTTCATACACACGTGCTGCCCTGCTCACACAAACAATTTAGTGCAGGATGTCCCGCCCGACAACATACTGGTTTGTGTCTtctcatttttaacaaataacAGCCAAAATTTAAGAACACAGAGTAATTGTGTATATGTAGCAGGAGCCAAGCTTGCGTCAGTGGGTGGAGTTTCGGGTGAAGGTCTTTTTGATGCCCTATCTGCTACTGGTTGACTTTGCGTGGAATTGGCTGAGTGTTCATTGTTGGATATCATGGATTGTCATTGTTAATTCCATAATAATGACAGTATTTGAGTTATTTTATATCTGGACACTATGGAGAAGAAAACAGCTGAGGTATACTCATACATTCATTATAtatacatgtacatacatgtaatgTGGTTGCGTGATTCGATCACaaattttttgtatgtttagaTGTTGTTATTATTACTAACAGTGACCACTTGCAACAAGGTCACCTGACACATATCTAATGATTTCATTAACACATCAGattgaaaaaaatctatttatattcAACAGTTACAAGATAAAtattctgtgtgtttgtgttatatttCAGCACCCTCCCTATATCGCTTTTGTGGCAGATGCTTCATGTGTTCCTCTTTGTGCTGCTGTGGCCTTTGGTCCCTCAGATCTACTGTGATTTGGAATTCTACGCAGGACTCTTTATCAGCTCAGTCCTTTGCATCTGGGGTCGGAAACATGTTTTTCAGATGGCACAGCAATGATAACTAAAACAAGCttacatttttttcaaacaAGTTCAAACATGAAGCGCTGAAAACTCTGAAGGAAATTGATCATTACTTATAACTATATGACAACTAAATGCAGGGGTGATTCTAGgtttttatatatacagtatatatatttatatacatttagcaTTTTAGACTTTGAACAATACTAACCTTATTGCAGCAATTCCACTGTATTAAAAATATGggtataataaaatatttgtgtacatttacttaattaaaatacactttttcAAGTGAACATAACATGACCAACGTCACCAAACATAACACCATGGTTAAAACCTAAAAGTCTGAGGCTCCGAAGCACCAGAAGGACGAAGCATTTTAAAACACACTCTTGAGTTTTGGATGACCAgtctgaccaatcagaagaagTTAAGGGTTTTATTACAGAGTTTG of Paramisgurnus dabryanus chromosome 22, PD_genome_1.1, whole genome shotgun sequence contains these proteins:
- the LOC135740122 gene encoding bifunctional apoptosis regulator-like isoform X2 is translated as MYYSQQVYSMCVSVWSCALAEDFLFLFNRSKTNLMRSEALKISHNLDVRSTGKMTDECITIESDEEPNELPPPEFTCHCCYEVLVDPTTLNCGHSFCRHCVAQWLHSSRKNECPECRQRWQGFPKVNILLRDAVEKLFPAEVSRRRRVVQRDPQFRFFLKIFQQYGQMLTQNIPLSNGLQQATRNSFFLGVMVTLICMGVFMRYRSNSADSDYDILVQKPISRWNADDVNLWVKHLGPWTNQYSEVFHREQINGSLLAHLRDEELSAAPFRVENPSHRQVMLDEIQKIKELKVKQPQNLWEYKATNLGKSLFLQFGLREFPRITFLYLYLFDYEDTFLPFIHTCCPAHTNNLVQDVPPDNILEPSLRQWVEFRVKVFLMPYLLLVDFAWNWLSVHCWISWIVIVNSIIMTVFELFYIWTLWRRKQLSTLPISLLWQMLHVFLFVLLWPLVPQIYCDLEFYAGLFISSVLCIWGRKHVFQMAQQ
- the LOC135740122 gene encoding bifunctional apoptosis regulator-like isoform X1; its protein translation is MYYSQQVYSMCVSVWSCALAEDFLFLFNRSKTNLMRSEALKISHNLDVRSTGKMTDECITIESDEEPNELPPPEFTCHCCYEVLVDPTTLNCGHSFCRHCVAQWLHSSRKNECPECRQRWQGFPKVNILLRDAVEKLFPAEVSRRRRVVQRDPQFRFFLKIFQQYGQMLTQNIPLSNGLQQATRNSFFLGVMVTLICMGVFMRYRSNSADSDYDILVQKPISRWNADDVNLWVKHLGPWTNQYSEVFHREQINGSLLAHLRDEELSAAPFRVENPSHRQVMLDEIQKIKELKVKQPQNLWEYKATNLGKSLFLQFGLREFPRITFLYLYLFDYEDTFLPFIHTCCPAHTNNLVQDVPPDNILQEPSLRQWVEFRVKVFLMPYLLLVDFAWNWLSVHCWISWIVIVNSIIMTVFELFYIWTLWRRKQLSTLPISLLWQMLHVFLFVLLWPLVPQIYCDLEFYAGLFISSVLCIWGRKHVFQMAQQ